The genomic region TGGAGCCGGGGCCGGTGACGGTGCACGGTCCGTTGCGGCAGGTTGGCCGTACCTTGCGGATCGGTACCCTGACGCTGCGACCAGAAACGGCTGCCATCCCCGGCCATGCTGTGATCGCCTCGGGGCGGTATATCGACGGTGTCCTGCACGCCGACACGCTGGCGCCCGATCTGCTGGTGACCGATCCGGCCGCGTATTTCAGGCCGGACACGCGGCACGTCCTGTTCGAAACCTATGTCACCGGTCTTGGTGGCACCCTTGAGTTCGGGGCAGGCACCCGGGTGGCCGCCTCGCCGGGACTTGGTATCGGCTGGCCGCAACGTGCCATCGTACAGCTTGACCGGCATGAGGACGGCAGTCTGCGGGCAACACGCCTGCATGAAAGCGGTGCCGGTTCCGGCGATGGGAAAAATCCGGCAGTGTCAGCCGGGGACAACCACCGTCCCCGTTCGCAGAGGGGGCAGGCTGCGCCAGGCAATCATCCTGGCAGGCCATCCGATGCGGCCGTCGCACGGTTTGAACCGGCGCCCGTGCCGAACCGCATGCCTAGCCTTGATGGTTCCAGCGGCAGCCTTGGTGAGCGGCAGGGCAGGCAAGGGACCTTGCCAGGTGAACGGCAGGGCGAGCGCGCAGCCTCTGGTCCGGGCTTCGGTTCGTTCGCGGCAGACCCCCTCGTGGGCGCGCCCGGAAGCCCCGGAGCCGCAAGCGGGGGGCGGATGCGGTCAAACTTGCCTTGATGTGAAAGGCGTCGATCTGAAGCCCCGATATAGTCTGCGTGCATCTGGTGCGTCGTAATAATCTCGCAGATTTTATAACGATAAAATAGCGTTTTGGAATTTTTTGTTTACATAAAAACAATATTCGTATTGGTTGAAATGCGTCCCCGGGGACGTCTGTCGGACAATCATGATGCCGACACGGTCGGTCCGGTCGGTCCGGAACCACGGCCGGGTCATGCCCGGAGTGAGGATCGTCGATGCAACTGCGCCGTGCCCTGCTGATCAGCACTGCCGACCGCTATGTCGGCATGGTGGTGAACTTCGCCCAGCTCGCCATCATCGCCCGCCTGATGACGCCGGATGAATTCGGTGTTGCCGTCATCGGCACCGCCATCACGTCCATTGCCATCGCGGTACGGGAATTCGCGTCCCAGGTCTATCTGATCAACCGTCCCCGGCTCAGCCTGACGACGATCCGGGCCTGCTTCACATTGATGATGCTGACGACGCTGCTGATCGTGGCGGTGATCCTGGCAATGGCCCCCTGGATGGAGGCCTGGTACGACCGGCCCGGCCTTGCCCTGTATCTTGGCCTCATTGGCGTCGCCCTGCTGCTGGAACCCTTCTCGCAGATGATCGTGGGGCTGCTGCGCCGTGATCTTGCCTTTGGCAAGGTGGCGGTCGTGAACATCGTCAATGTCGTGGTGAATGCCGCCATGCTGGTGGTCCTGGTGGGCCACGGGGTGGGTTTCACCGCCTTCGGCTGGGCCTGGGTCGCCTGTGCCCTGGCGAGCGTGCTGGTGGCCATCGCATTGCGGCCGGACCTGTCGGTGTTCCGCCCCAGCCTGCGCGGCCTGCGGGATGCCGTGCGTTTCGGCGCCTATAACGGCGCCGCCGCCTTGCTCTATCGCGTCTACGAAGCGGGACCTTTGTTCGCGCTGGGGCAGATGCTCAGCTTCAACGAACTGGGGCTGTTCTACCGGACGCTGACCCTCGCGCAGTTGCCGGACAAGGTCGTCCTGAGCGGCGTGACGGCCGTGGCGCTGCCGGCCTTTTCCCAGGCGGCCCGCGAAGGCCGCGATCTGACCACCGCATACCTGCGCGCGGTGACGCTGATCACGGCCGTGCAATGGCCGGCCCTGGCCTGCATGGCGACCATGGCGGAAGGGGTGGTGCATGTCGTGCTCGGCGACACCTGGATGGCGGTGGCGCCCTTGCTCCGCATCATGGCCGTCGCCTCGCTGTTCGCCTTCACCAGCGAGCTGAACTATCCGGTGCTGGTCGCCACCGGCGCCATGCGCCAGAACCTCCGGCGGGCCTTGATTGCCTGGCCCGGTTCGGCGGCCATCATCATGGGCTTCGCCGTGTTCGGCCTGCACGCCGTGGTGCTGAGCTTCCTGGTCGTCATTCCATTCCAGGCACTGGTCTCCGTGCTGGCGGTGCGCCACAGCCTGTCCCTGTCGACGCGCAAGCTGTTCGGTGCCGTCGGCCGCAGTGCGGTGGTGACGGGGATCACCGTGCTGGGGCCGCTCACGGTGATGGCCCTGCAGCCGACCCATACGGTGATGTCACCCTGGGCCCTCTTCGTTTCCCTGCTGCTGGCGATGCTGGCCTGGCTGGCGGCGTTGCGGTTGACCCGCCATCCGGCCTGGCAGGAAATCCTGCGGCTGCTGCCGGCACGTGCCCCGGCCGGCCGTCTGGTGGCCGTTGCCGGGGCACGAGACTGACGCAGGTCGCCGGCCCTGCCTCAGGTCACCGGGCCGGGGTTGAACAGCGTCAGCGCGTTGCGCAGGCCCCACTGGTCGGACCAGGTCTGCTTGCGGCCGCTGGCGACGTCGAGGATCAGGTGGAACAGTTCCCAGCCGACCTCTTCGATGGTTGCCTCGCCGGTGGCGATGCGGCCGGCATCGATATCCATCAGGTCGTGCCAGCGCGCGCTCAGGGCCTTGCGGGTGGCCATCTTGATCACCGGGGCGGCGGCGAGGCCATAGGGCGTGCCGCGGCCGGTGGTGAACACCTGCAGGGTCATGCCCGAGGCCAGTTGCAGCGTGCCGCAGATGAAGTCGCTGGCCGGGGTGGCGGCGAAGATCAGCCCCTTGCGGTCCACCTGCTCGCCGGGCGCGAGCACGCCGGCGATGGCGCTGCTGCCCGACTTCGCCACCGAGCCGAGCGCCTTTTCGACAATGTTGGCGAGCCCGCCGCGCTTGTTGCCCGGCGTGGTGTTGGCGCTGCGGTCGGAGGCGCCTTCCTGCAGGTAATCATCGTACCACGCCATTTCCCGCACCAAGGCGCGGCCGACCTCCTCGTCCGCCGCGCGCGGCGTGAGCAGGTGGATGGCGTCGCGCACTTCGGTAACTTCGGAGAACATCACCGTGGCGCCGGCGCGCACCAGCAGGTCGGTGGCGAAGCCGACCGCGGGGTTGGCGGTGACGCCGGAGAAGGCGTCGCTGCCGCCGCATTGCATCCCGACGACCAGGTCGGCGGCGGGGCAGGTGGTGCGGGTGCGGCGATTCAGCTCCGCCAGTCGCTTTTCCGCCATCTCCATGATCGAGGCGAGCATGGCGCCGAAGCCGACATGGCTTTCGTCCTGCAGCCGGACGATGCTGTCGGTGTTGCCGGGGCCGGGCGCCGGGCGATCATCCGACAGCACCCATTCGGGGAACATCTTCTCGCAGCCGAGGCCCACCACCATCGGCGCGCCGCCGAAATTCGGGTTGCGGGCGATGTTGCGCACCGTACGGATCGGCACCGCGGCGCCGGGGGCATTGATCGCCACGCCACAGCCATAGGTGTGAGTCAGCGCCACCACGTCGTCCACGTTGGGGAAGCGCGGCAGCAACTCCGTG from Rhodovastum atsumiense harbors:
- a CDS encoding DUF5666 domain-containing protein translates to MRPGDKGLRHLIGLLMLVLPVACAPQARRDVPALQDGPTAARVCRVGPDDGPPVAGGTAGDARTVRQAERGIGGTGLSSDATLQAERGIGGTGIVAVITGFASVCLGGREVMLDDDTVVSMDGAAASTPALRAGQLAIVEATGAGTELRARRVQVRHEVSGPVEGLDAGNMLRVAGQQVAVTADTLGERSPAAGWWVRVSGLRRPDGSVLATRVDRMEPGPVTVHGPLRQVGRTLRIGTLTLRPETAAIPGHAVIASGRYIDGVLHADTLAPDLLVTDPAAYFRPDTRHVLFETYVTGLGGTLEFGAGTRVAASPGLGIGWPQRAIVQLDRHEDGSLRATRLHESGAGSGDGKNPAVSAGDNHRPRSQRGQAAPGNHPGRPSDAAVARFEPAPVPNRMPSLDGSSGSLGERQGRQGTLPGERQGERAASGPGFGSFAADPLVGAPGSPGAASGGRMRSNLP
- a CDS encoding oligosaccharide flippase family protein, which translates into the protein MQLRRALLISTADRYVGMVVNFAQLAIIARLMTPDEFGVAVIGTAITSIAIAVREFASQVYLINRPRLSLTTIRACFTLMMLTTLLIVAVILAMAPWMEAWYDRPGLALYLGLIGVALLLEPFSQMIVGLLRRDLAFGKVAVVNIVNVVVNAAMLVVLVGHGVGFTAFGWAWVACALASVLVAIALRPDLSVFRPSLRGLRDAVRFGAYNGAAALLYRVYEAGPLFALGQMLSFNELGLFYRTLTLAQLPDKVVLSGVTAVALPAFSQAAREGRDLTTAYLRAVTLITAVQWPALACMATMAEGVVHVVLGDTWMAVAPLLRIMAVASLFAFTSELNYPVLVATGAMRQNLRRALIAWPGSAAIIMGFAVFGLHAVVLSFLVVIPFQALVSVLAVRHSLSLSTRKLFGAVGRSAVVTGITVLGPLTVMALQPTHTVMSPWALFVSLLLAMLAWLAALRLTRHPAWQEILRLLPARAPAGRLVAVAGARD
- the garD gene encoding galactarate dehydratase, with the translated sequence MAETPLTIQVHPDDNVAIVVNANGLPAGTEFPSGLTLREHVPQGHKVNLVDLAEGEPIRRYGEVIGHAQRPVPRGSWIEESLVRLPPAPRLDELPLATAVPPPQPPLEGYTFEGYRNADGSVGTRNLLGISTSVQCVAGVVEYAAQRIRTELLPRFPNVDDVVALTHTYGCGVAINAPGAAVPIRTVRNIARNPNFGGAPMVVGLGCEKMFPEWVLSDDRPAPGPGNTDSIVRLQDESHVGFGAMLASIMEMAEKRLAELNRRTRTTCPAADLVVGMQCGGSDAFSGVTANPAVGFATDLLVRAGATVMFSEVTEVRDAIHLLTPRAADEEVGRALVREMAWYDDYLQEGASDRSANTTPGNKRGGLANIVEKALGSVAKSGSSAIAGVLAPGEQVDRKGLIFAATPASDFICGTLQLASGMTLQVFTTGRGTPYGLAAAPVIKMATRKALSARWHDLMDIDAGRIATGEATIEEVGWELFHLILDVASGRKQTWSDQWGLRNALTLFNPGPVT